The Polycladomyces subterraneus genome has a window encoding:
- the miaA gene encoding tRNA (adenosine(37)-N6)-dimethylallyltransferase MiaA, whose protein sequence is MKEKEDLLVIVGPTAVGKTALSLQLAESFRGEIISGDSMQVYRYMDIGTAKATPAERARVPHHMIDIVDPDYPFSVDEFQRMVKEKIREIQSRGNLPMLVGGTGLYVQSVTHGYQLPGVKEDPAFREEMHRLADEQGNEALHRRLAKVDPETASRLHPNDRRRIIRALEVFHAKGVPFSHLQKQEGSLYNTLWIGLTMPREQLYERINRRVDQMMADGLVEEVKRLRALGYRGDLTSMQALGYKEIQQYLDGRWTLEEAVEAIKRGTRKFAKRQLSWFRRLKEIRWFDVTRPGFTEEIHQVVAGKFPGYSE, encoded by the coding sequence ATGAAAGAGAAAGAGGATCTGCTCGTCATTGTGGGGCCGACGGCGGTGGGCAAAACAGCGCTCAGCCTGCAGCTAGCCGAATCGTTTCGCGGCGAGATTATCTCCGGCGATTCGATGCAGGTGTACCGGTACATGGACATCGGTACCGCCAAGGCGACGCCGGCTGAACGGGCGCGTGTTCCTCATCACATGATCGACATCGTTGATCCGGACTACCCGTTTTCCGTGGATGAATTTCAGCGGATGGTGAAAGAGAAGATCCGTGAGATCCAGTCCCGCGGAAACCTGCCGATGTTGGTCGGGGGGACGGGATTGTATGTACAATCCGTCACCCACGGGTATCAGCTGCCTGGCGTAAAGGAAGACCCGGCCTTTCGGGAGGAGATGCATCGATTGGCGGACGAACAGGGCAACGAAGCCCTGCACCGGCGATTGGCGAAGGTGGATCCGGAAACAGCGAGCCGCCTGCATCCTAATGACAGACGCCGCATCATTCGTGCGTTGGAGGTATTTCATGCCAAAGGGGTTCCTTTTTCCCATTTGCAAAAGCAGGAAGGTTCCCTGTACAATACATTGTGGATTGGCCTGACGATGCCGCGGGAGCAGTTGTATGAGCGCATCAACCGGCGCGTGGATCAGATGATGGCCGACGGATTGGTGGAAGAGGTGAAACGGTTGCGGGCGCTCGGTTACCGGGGCGACCTGACCTCCATGCAAGCGTTGGGATACAAGGAGATTCAGCAGTATCTCGACGGGCGATGGACACTGGAGGAGGCGGTTGAGGCAATTAAGCGAGGGACGCGTAAGTTTGCCAAACGGCAACTCTCCTGGTTCCGGCGTTTGAAGGAAATTCGTTGGTTCGACGTGACCCGCCCGGGTTTCACGGAAGAAATTCATCAGGTTGTAGCAGGAAAGTTCCCTGGTTACAGCGAATAG
- the hfq gene encoding RNA chaperone Hfq, giving the protein MKQSINIQDTFLNQIRKEAVPVTIYLINGFQLRGVVRGFDNFTIVIDSDGKQQMVYKHAISTFTPARPVSLQQQQAEEAGKEA; this is encoded by the coding sequence TTGAAACAATCCATCAACATTCAAGATACGTTTCTCAACCAAATCCGCAAAGAAGCGGTCCCTGTTACCATCTATCTCATAAACGGTTTTCAACTTCGCGGAGTCGTACGGGGCTTCGATAATTTCACCATCGTGATTGACAGCGATGGAAAACAACAAATGGTGTATAAACACGCGATTTCCACCTTTACGCCGGCACGTCCGGTCTCCTTGCAACAACAGCAAGCCGAAGAGGCCGGTAAAGAAGCATAA
- a CDS encoding class I SAM-dependent methyltransferase, producing the protein MLVTTSFHPHAGQREEARHLARRLGVPYVERERFSLEELLERNGADSAVVVTREGWHWEDREGRQFFFHPNMSVPRIKQLRQGNPDPLVTVSGMQPGDTVLDCTLGMGADAVVSAFVTGQTVTGLESQPVIAELVAHGLKTYPAKNEVLKKAMRSIEVVCTDYREFLPQCEDRSYDIILFDPMFRETVRASSGVQPLRLLANMDPLDPETVRHAVRVARKRVVLKERPQSGEFERLGFEIVKQSARFALGVIRVEGGRE; encoded by the coding sequence ATGCTGGTGACCACGTCTTTTCATCCGCATGCCGGACAAAGGGAGGAGGCGCGTCACCTGGCCCGTCGGCTGGGTGTGCCCTATGTCGAACGAGAGCGGTTTTCTCTGGAGGAGTTGCTGGAGCGAAATGGCGCTGACTCGGCAGTGGTGGTGACGCGGGAGGGATGGCACTGGGAAGATCGAGAAGGGCGACAGTTCTTTTTTCACCCCAACATGTCTGTCCCGCGGATCAAGCAACTGCGACAGGGAAACCCCGACCCGTTGGTGACTGTCAGTGGGATGCAACCTGGAGACACGGTCTTGGATTGCACCTTGGGGATGGGGGCGGACGCCGTCGTCTCCGCCTTTGTTACCGGGCAAACCGTGACTGGCTTGGAAAGCCAGCCGGTCATTGCCGAACTGGTGGCCCACGGGCTGAAGACATATCCGGCGAAAAACGAGGTATTGAAAAAGGCGATGCGTTCCATTGAAGTGGTTTGTACCGATTATCGGGAGTTTTTGCCGCAATGTGAGGATCGCTCCTACGATATCATTCTGTTTGATCCGATGTTTCGTGAAACGGTACGCGCATCCAGCGGGGTTCAGCCGCTTCGTCTGTTGGCCAATATGGACCCGCTGGACCCGGAGACGGTTCGTCATGCGGTTCGGGTAGCCCGCAAGAGGGTCGTGCTGAAAGAGCGGCCGCAAAGCGGCGAGTTTGAACGATTGGGCTTTGAAATCGTGAAACAATCCGCCCGATTCGCACTGGGCGTGATCCGGGTCGAAGGAGGGAGGGAATGA
- a CDS encoding putative amidoligase domain-containing protein — protein MSSLTLPCKLWDDKQWIRSEAISAERVLSPSIRLEHSNELIGFSESMLILNDEAVVERIRKREIKAGVLKLHGISFATAHMRLLRKYIVVVFQTETPLMYRSKGSSVWLAQDNKPQRVAYERVPLGEKNREVNRVQKLAVRSLYALGLDYGIVKVGTLPGRKFVVVDVIPNPRLNTEMENVLIHAIYQYTQQLGETAVKPESITLGADPEFIMQHANGQLALASQYFPRFGRVGCDEIWHGQNRANKPLVEIRPQPTPEPRKLVVRIYQGLITAAKKVKTANVVWLAGGLPRAGYPLGGHIHFSGILLNFKLLRALDNYLALPLVLAEDPNGAKRRPKYGYLGDFRHQFHGGFEYRTLPSWLISPTVTKGVIAAAQLIASRYPYLQLEPLKRLSVQRAYYYGNKTDIQPLVETLWEDLRGLSEYAGYAEFLDPFYKYLLSGKTWDEQRDIRQVWKVPPYQHTPKTSR, from the coding sequence ATGAGTTCCCTCACTCTTCCATGTAAACTATGGGATGATAAACAATGGATTCGGAGTGAAGCGATTTCCGCAGAACGGGTTCTTTCCCCGTCGATTCGATTGGAACATTCGAATGAACTGATTGGGTTTTCCGAATCGATGTTGATACTGAACGACGAGGCCGTAGTGGAACGCATCCGCAAAAGGGAAATCAAAGCAGGGGTTTTGAAGTTGCACGGTATCTCCTTCGCCACTGCCCATATGAGGCTACTCAGGAAATACATTGTGGTTGTCTTCCAAACGGAAACACCGTTGATGTATCGATCCAAAGGCAGCTCGGTTTGGTTGGCGCAGGATAATAAGCCCCAACGTGTGGCATACGAACGCGTGCCCCTGGGAGAAAAAAATCGGGAAGTCAATCGAGTTCAGAAACTGGCCGTGCGTTCGTTGTATGCGCTGGGATTGGATTACGGTATCGTCAAAGTGGGGACACTGCCAGGGAGAAAATTCGTTGTGGTGGACGTGATCCCCAATCCGAGATTAAATACCGAAATGGAGAATGTGTTGATTCACGCGATTTACCAATACACCCAACAATTAGGAGAAACCGCGGTCAAGCCCGAATCCATCACGTTGGGGGCAGACCCCGAGTTTATCATGCAACATGCCAATGGGCAACTGGCGTTGGCGTCTCAATATTTCCCCCGTTTTGGCAGGGTGGGATGCGATGAGATCTGGCACGGGCAGAATCGCGCCAACAAACCGTTGGTGGAGATTCGTCCGCAACCCACACCCGAGCCGCGCAAACTGGTGGTGCGGATTTACCAGGGGTTGATTACAGCCGCCAAAAAAGTGAAAACGGCCAATGTCGTCTGGTTGGCCGGTGGATTGCCGCGTGCCGGTTATCCGTTGGGTGGTCATATCCATTTCAGCGGCATTTTGCTCAATTTCAAATTGCTCAGAGCATTGGACAACTACTTGGCATTGCCGTTGGTGTTGGCGGAGGACCCCAATGGTGCCAAACGACGGCCGAAATATGGTTATCTGGGGGATTTCCGTCATCAGTTCCACGGTGGTTTTGAATACCGGACTTTGCCCAGCTGGCTGATTTCTCCCACCGTGACCAAAGGAGTGATTGCGGCCGCGCAACTGATTGCTTCCCGCTATCCCTATCTGCAGTTGGAACCGCTCAAAAGATTGTCCGTGCAACGTGCGTATTATTACGGTAACAAAACCGACATCCAACCGCTGGTGGAAACATTATGGGAGGATTTACGCGGATTAAGTGAATACGCTGGTTATGCGGAGTTTCTGGATCCATTTTACAAATATCTGTTGTCCGGCAAAACCTGGGATGAACAAAGAGACATTCGCCAGGTGTGGAAAGTCCCTCCCTACCAGCACACCCCGAAGACCTCCAGGTGA
- the mutS gene encoding DNA mismatch repair protein MutS, producing MAKYTPMMEQYLSIKAEYPDAFLFFRLGDFYEMFFEDAKKAAEELEITLTSRDGGKERVPMCGVPYHSADAYIERLIEKGYKVAICEQVEDPKSAKGVVKREVVRVITPGTVIEEKMLADKENNFLVALATDGRAHALAAGDLSTGEWYVTQLEGELDRLMDETSAYRPREVLLDSVLAGDRHFQKRLSMRLGCLFTPMTEEKLGTTGELEAALAQQFPSAKEVFTTALLVRAGGMLLRYLQDTQKRSLRHLNRVRRYDARQFMILDEAARRNLELTATLKDGRRQGSLLWLLDQTATAMGSRMLRQWLDKPLVNKEAIEERQDAVQAFLDDLLLLEEVRERLKEVYDLERLAARIAYGSANARDLQALRRSLEALPALQQVLAGMDCPPLRMMGEHMDVCADVAELIAKAIEDDPPVSVKEGGLIREGYHPYLDRLRRAQREGKNWITQLERREREATGIKSLKVGYNKVFGYYIEVTKANLRHLPEGRYERKQTLANAERFITPELKEKEQLILEAEEKSVELEYQLFTEVREQVARQIPRLQTLAEQVARLDALQSLAAVADRYRYVRPVIRTDGRLRIEAGRHPVVEAANREEPFVANDTEMDPEDRQILLITGPNMAGKSTYMRQVALITVMAQIGSFVPAKRAEIPIVDRIFTRIGAADDLVGGRSTFMVEMAETCQALTQATKQSLILLDEVGRGTSTYDGMSLAHAIVEYIHDHVEAKTLFSTHYHELTRLEETLPRVVNVHARCVEKDGKVVFLHRIEPGRADRSYGIQVAELAGLPQEVIQRAKVILNELEGQAETAAAVQQLELFPAVPEPEARTETNSERDLGETEREVLKELAEWDLMGSTPLDAMQLIHRLQQRLKSSRV from the coding sequence TTGGCCAAATATACGCCGATGATGGAACAGTACTTATCGATTAAGGCAGAGTATCCGGATGCCTTTTTATTTTTCCGTTTGGGCGATTTTTACGAGATGTTTTTTGAGGATGCGAAAAAAGCAGCCGAAGAGCTGGAAATTACGTTGACCTCACGCGACGGCGGGAAAGAACGGGTGCCGATGTGCGGTGTGCCGTATCATTCCGCTGATGCGTATATCGAGCGGTTGATCGAAAAAGGATACAAAGTCGCGATCTGTGAGCAGGTAGAGGACCCAAAATCGGCCAAAGGCGTGGTCAAGCGCGAAGTGGTTCGCGTGATCACGCCGGGCACGGTCATTGAGGAAAAAATGCTGGCAGACAAAGAAAACAACTTTTTGGTGGCGCTCGCTACCGACGGCCGTGCTCATGCGTTGGCGGCCGGGGATCTTTCTACCGGCGAATGGTATGTGACCCAGCTGGAAGGGGAATTGGATCGGCTGATGGACGAAACCAGCGCGTACCGCCCCCGGGAAGTGCTACTCGACTCCGTATTGGCGGGGGACCGTCATTTTCAAAAGCGGCTTAGCATGCGGCTGGGATGTCTGTTCACCCCGATGACCGAGGAGAAACTGGGGACCACTGGTGAACTGGAGGCGGCATTGGCCCAACAGTTTCCTTCGGCAAAAGAGGTGTTCACGACAGCGCTCCTGGTCCGGGCGGGCGGCATGTTGCTTCGCTATCTGCAGGATACGCAGAAACGATCCCTGCGGCATCTCAATCGGGTTCGACGGTATGATGCCCGTCAGTTTATGATTCTGGACGAAGCGGCCCGGCGCAATCTGGAACTAACGGCCACGTTGAAAGATGGTCGGCGTCAAGGATCGTTGCTCTGGTTGTTGGACCAGACGGCTACCGCGATGGGGAGCCGAATGTTGCGCCAATGGCTGGACAAGCCACTGGTGAATAAAGAGGCGATCGAAGAACGGCAGGATGCGGTACAAGCGTTTCTGGACGATCTGCTGTTGTTGGAGGAGGTGAGGGAACGGTTAAAGGAAGTGTATGATCTGGAGCGATTGGCCGCTCGGATCGCGTACGGTTCTGCCAATGCCCGGGATTTACAAGCACTTCGCCGTTCGCTGGAGGCGCTTCCCGCATTGCAGCAAGTGTTGGCAGGGATGGATTGCCCGCCACTTCGGATGATGGGCGAACACATGGATGTGTGCGCCGACGTGGCGGAGCTGATCGCCAAGGCGATTGAGGATGATCCACCAGTTTCGGTCAAAGAGGGTGGTTTGATCCGGGAAGGTTACCATCCCTATTTGGATCGGCTGCGCAGGGCGCAACGGGAAGGGAAAAACTGGATCACTCAGTTGGAGCGTCGCGAGCGGGAAGCGACAGGCATCAAGTCGCTAAAAGTGGGTTACAACAAGGTCTTCGGTTACTATATCGAGGTGACCAAGGCCAATCTCCGCCATTTACCGGAAGGGCGATATGAACGGAAGCAAACTTTGGCCAATGCGGAGCGGTTTATCACGCCGGAGCTGAAGGAAAAGGAACAGTTAATCCTGGAAGCGGAAGAAAAATCGGTCGAACTGGAGTATCAGTTGTTTACCGAGGTCCGCGAACAGGTGGCCCGGCAGATTCCGCGGCTGCAAACGCTCGCTGAACAAGTGGCGCGGTTGGATGCGTTGCAGTCACTTGCCGCCGTGGCTGACCGCTATCGGTATGTCCGTCCGGTCATCCGCACGGACGGCCGCTTGCGGATCGAAGCGGGGCGGCACCCGGTGGTGGAGGCGGCCAACCGGGAGGAGCCGTTCGTGGCTAACGATACGGAGATGGACCCGGAAGACCGGCAGATCTTGCTGATCACCGGTCCCAACATGGCCGGAAAAAGCACTTATATGCGCCAGGTGGCCTTGATCACGGTGATGGCGCAAATCGGCAGCTTCGTTCCCGCGAAGCGGGCGGAAATCCCCATCGTGGACCGGATCTTCACACGCATTGGTGCGGCGGACGATTTGGTCGGGGGCCGAAGCACGTTTATGGTGGAGATGGCGGAGACGTGTCAGGCGCTGACCCAAGCGACGAAACAAAGTTTGATCCTGCTGGATGAAGTGGGGCGCGGTACCTCTACATACGACGGCATGTCCCTCGCACATGCGATCGTGGAATATATTCACGATCATGTGGAGGCAAAAACCCTGTTCTCCACGCACTATCATGAGCTAACCCGGTTGGAGGAAACGCTTCCCCGAGTGGTGAATGTGCACGCCCGATGTGTGGAAAAGGATGGAAAAGTGGTCTTTCTCCACCGGATCGAACCGGGGCGTGCTGACCGCAGTTACGGAATTCAGGTGGCTGAGCTGGCCGGATTGCCGCAGGAAGTGATCCAACGGGCCAAAGTGATCTTGAACGAGCTGGAGGGGCAGGCGGAAACGGCCGCCGCGGTTCAGCAGTTGGAGTTGTTCCCTGCGGTTCCCGAACCGGAGGCGCGAACGGAAACGAACTCCGAACGGGATTTGGGTGAAACGGAGCGGGAAGTGCTGAAGGAGCTTGCTGAGTGGGATCTTATGGGCTCCACTCCCTTGGATGCGATGCAGTTGATTCACCGTCTGCAACAACGGCTGAAATCCAGTCGGGTATAG
- the spoVK gene encoding stage V sporulation protein K: protein MSRRVITRETNRIQVVLDYDSERKGSSAATVTDVIADAVDQPEHLPLRRCLDDLDRLVGLKRVKAFIHEIYAWLEVGRRRMAAGLSAEQQVLHMIFTGNPGTGKTTVARIMSQLFKEMGVLSKGHLIEVERADLVGEYIGHTAQKTREHVKQALGGILFIDEAYSLARGGEKDFGKEAIDTLVKAMEDYKNEFVLILAGYSMEMDQFLHSNPGLPSRFPIHLDFPDFTIDELIDIAERMVQQRQYRMSNSAKEKLRRHLLKEINRSAHPFGNARYVRNLVEQAVRLQAVRLLNTRYPTRDDLMSIRAEDLQFEQTSSPAISWYT from the coding sequence ATGAGCAGGAGGGTCATCACAAGAGAAACCAACCGGATTCAGGTGGTACTGGACTATGACTCGGAGCGGAAAGGGTCGTCAGCGGCAACCGTTACCGATGTGATTGCGGATGCGGTCGATCAACCGGAACATCTTCCCCTGCGTCGGTGCCTCGATGATTTGGATCGACTGGTAGGGCTCAAGCGGGTCAAAGCATTCATCCATGAGATCTACGCTTGGCTGGAAGTGGGACGCCGGCGGATGGCGGCGGGATTGTCGGCGGAACAGCAAGTGTTACACATGATCTTCACCGGCAATCCGGGAACCGGAAAGACCACCGTAGCCCGCATCATGAGTCAACTGTTCAAAGAAATGGGTGTATTGTCTAAAGGGCATTTGATTGAAGTGGAACGGGCGGATTTGGTGGGGGAGTATATCGGTCACACGGCACAAAAAACGCGGGAGCACGTCAAACAGGCGCTAGGAGGGATTTTGTTCATCGACGAGGCATATTCCCTGGCGCGCGGCGGGGAAAAAGATTTCGGCAAAGAGGCGATCGATACGTTGGTGAAAGCGATGGAGGATTACAAAAACGAATTTGTTCTCATATTAGCCGGTTATTCGATGGAGATGGACCAATTCCTTCATTCCAATCCCGGATTGCCATCCCGTTTCCCGATTCATCTGGATTTCCCCGATTTCACCATCGATGAGCTGATCGACATCGCGGAACGAATGGTTCAACAGCGACAATACCGGATGTCCAATTCTGCCAAAGAAAAGTTGCGCCGCCATTTGCTTAAGGAGATCAACCGTTCGGCGCACCCGTTCGGTAATGCCCGCTACGTTCGCAATCTGGTGGAACAAGCGGTCCGATTGCAGGCGGTTCGCCTGTTGAACACACGTTATCCCACCCGGGATGATCTGATGTCCATCCGTGCGGAGGATCTCCAGTTTGAGCAAACGTCTTCCCCCGCTATTTCGTGGTATACTTAA
- the mutL gene encoding DNA mismatch repair endonuclease MutL, with protein sequence MGKIRILDDHLANQIAAGEVVERPASVVKELVENAIDADADRIAVQLEEGGIRSIRVSDNGCGMDREDAQLAFARHATSKIRRERDLFAIRTLGFRGEALPSIASVSRLTLTTQDGSDQPAIRLKLEGGETVSIEETSRSRGTDVWVEDLFYNTPARLKYLKTVNTEVSHVADVIGRLALAHPNRAFSLRHNRRELFRTPGDGKLIHVIHALYGKQVASHMMPVEAEDPDFRLTGLVARPEVTRSNRSYLSIILNGRYIRSVPLVQAVLQAYDTLLPVGRYPIGVLCVETDPKLVDVNVHPAKLEVRISKEKTLYDLIVQSIHQALHRQVLVPKVEKKPNGPMVKKTQVVQERLSFDRPARRPESDGYPSLVRPAREDRVYEPSSGRQEMTEPVFRADLLKPANAPEQMPIPSLEKPEESSTVSVQETEAKSRFPMMEPLTQVHGTYIVAQAEDGFYLIDQHAAHERIYYERFLRRIKETDPEQQPLLVPMTVECSLSEAETIRSKLDDLRSIGLEVEPFGGTTFLVRSHPRWFPDGQEEAIIREILDWIKEHGRVDTVRLRDASAKLMACKAAIKANRYLRREEMERLLEELGACDNPFTCPHGRPILVHFSTYEIEKMFKRVM encoded by the coding sequence ATGGGGAAGATCCGTATTTTGGACGATCATTTGGCCAACCAGATCGCAGCGGGAGAAGTGGTGGAGCGACCGGCATCCGTGGTGAAAGAGCTAGTGGAAAACGCCATCGATGCGGATGCGGACCGGATTGCGGTTCAGTTGGAGGAAGGCGGAATTCGCTCGATCCGCGTTTCTGACAACGGTTGTGGAATGGACCGGGAGGATGCGCAACTGGCTTTCGCCCGGCATGCCACCAGCAAAATTCGCCGAGAGCGGGATCTGTTCGCCATTCGCACGTTGGGTTTTCGCGGAGAGGCATTGCCCAGTATTGCTTCCGTATCCCGTCTGACACTAACCACCCAGGACGGATCGGACCAACCCGCCATCCGGCTCAAGCTGGAAGGGGGCGAAACGGTATCGATCGAGGAAACGTCCCGTTCCCGGGGAACAGATGTGTGGGTGGAAGACCTGTTTTACAATACCCCTGCTCGTTTGAAATACTTAAAAACCGTCAACACTGAGGTTAGTCACGTGGCTGATGTGATCGGCCGGTTGGCGTTGGCTCACCCCAATCGCGCGTTTTCGCTTCGCCACAACCGACGTGAGTTGTTTCGGACACCAGGGGACGGGAAATTGATTCACGTCATCCATGCCTTGTATGGCAAGCAAGTGGCGTCCCATATGATGCCGGTCGAAGCAGAAGATCCGGATTTCCGCTTGACGGGCTTGGTGGCTCGTCCTGAGGTGACCCGGTCCAACCGCTCGTATTTGTCCATCATTCTTAACGGACGCTATATCCGTAGTGTTCCTTTGGTACAGGCGGTATTGCAGGCGTATGACACTTTGTTGCCGGTGGGGCGTTATCCGATCGGTGTATTGTGTGTCGAGACGGATCCCAAACTGGTGGATGTCAATGTACACCCTGCCAAGCTGGAGGTGCGCATCAGCAAGGAAAAAACGCTGTACGACCTGATCGTGCAGTCCATTCACCAGGCGTTGCACCGTCAAGTACTTGTCCCCAAAGTGGAGAAGAAACCGAATGGGCCGATGGTGAAAAAAACACAAGTAGTACAGGAACGGTTGTCCTTCGACCGGCCAGCAAGACGGCCGGAATCGGATGGGTATCCGTCTTTGGTGCGTCCAGCGAGGGAAGACCGGGTATATGAACCGTCTTCCGGCCGGCAGGAAATGACGGAACCCGTTTTCCGCGCTGATTTGCTCAAGCCAGCGAACGCTCCGGAACAGATGCCGATCCCATCACTGGAAAAACCAGAGGAGTCGTCAACGGTCTCTGTGCAGGAGACGGAGGCGAAATCCCGTTTTCCGATGATGGAACCATTGACGCAAGTGCACGGCACCTACATCGTGGCACAGGCGGAAGACGGTTTCTATCTAATCGATCAACATGCGGCGCATGAACGGATTTACTACGAGCGATTTCTCCGCCGCATAAAAGAGACCGATCCCGAACAACAGCCGCTGTTGGTGCCGATGACGGTGGAATGTTCGCTGTCTGAGGCGGAAACGATCCGAAGCAAGCTGGATGATTTACGCTCGATCGGATTGGAAGTGGAACCCTTTGGGGGAACCACGTTTCTCGTGCGCTCCCATCCACGTTGGTTTCCTGACGGACAGGAGGAGGCGATCATCCGCGAGATCTTGGATTGGATCAAGGAGCACGGTCGGGTGGATACGGTTCGCCTCCGGGACGCCAGTGCCAAGCTGATGGCGTGTAAAGCGGCGATCAAGGCCAACCGATACTTGCGGCGGGAAGAGATGGAACGCTTGCTTGAGGAATTGGGAGCATGTGACAATCCGTTCACCTGTCCGCATGGCCGACCGATTCTCGTGCATTTTTCCACCTATGAAATCGAAAAGATGTTTAAGCGGGTGATGTGA